One Cucumis sativus cultivar 9930 chromosome 1, Cucumber_9930_V3, whole genome shotgun sequence DNA segment encodes these proteins:
- the LOC101203133 gene encoding mitogen-activated protein kinase kinase 9 yields the protein MALVRDRRHLNLRLPDLSDCRPRFPLPLPPSSAPPAPAAPSAISSSDLDKLQVLGHGNGGTVYKVRHKRTSTTYALKVVHGDCDPTVRRQVFREMEILRRTDSPYVVQCHGIFEKPSGDVTILMEYMDLGSLDSLLKKNSTLSEATLAHVSRQVLNGLHYLHSHKIIHRDIKPSNLLVNKNMEVKIADFGVSKIMCRTLDACNSYVGTCAYMSPERFDPETYGGNYNGYAGDIWSLGLTLLELYLGHFPFLPAGQRPDWATLMCAICFGEPPKLPEDASEEFRSFVECCLQKESSKRWTAAQLLTHPFVCRESSRSSDNR from the coding sequence ATGGCTTTGGTCCGTGATCGCCGCCACCTCAACCTCCGTCTCCCCGATCTCTCCGACTGTCGTCCTCGCTTCCCCCTTCCACTCCCTCCTTCCTCTGCTCCCCCTGCTCCTGCTGCTCCCTCCGCCATCTCCTCCTCCGACCTCGACAAGCTCCAAGTCCTCGGTCACGGTAACGGCGGCACCGTCTACAAAGTCCGTCATAAACGCACCTCCACTACTTACGCACTCAAGGTCGTCCACGGCGACTGCGACCCCACCGTTCGTCGCCAAGTTTTCAGAGAGATGGAGATTCTTCGTCGGACTGATTCTCCTTATGTTGTTCAGTGTCATGGAATCTTTGAGAAACCTTCTGGAGATGTAACGATTTTGATGGAGTATATGGATCTTGGATCTCTTGATTCGTTATTGAAGAAGAACTCGACTTTGTCTGAAGCGACGCTGGCTCATGTATCGCGTCAGGTTCTTAATGGTCTTCATTATCTTCACTCTCATAAAATCATTCATCGTGATATTAAACCGTCGAATCTGTTGGTGAATAAGAATATGGAGGTTAAGATTGCCGATTTTGGAGTTAGTAAAATTATGTGCAGGACTTTGGATGCTTGCAATTCTTACGTCGGAACTTGTGCTTATATGAGTCCAGAGCGGTTCGATCCCGAGACGTACGGCGGAAATTACAACGGTTATGCCGGAGATATTTGGAGTTTAGGCCTTACTCTTCTAGAACTTTACTTAGGTCATTTCCCGTTTCTTCCGGCCGGACAGAGACCGGATTGGGCGACTCTGATGTGTGCGATTTGCTTCGGTGAACCACCGAAGCTGCCAGAGGATGCATCGGAGGAGTTTCGGAGCTTTGTTGAGTGTTGTTTGCAGAAGGAATCGAGTAAAAGATGGACGGCGGCACAATTGTTGACGCATCCGTTTGTATGCAGGGAATCATCGAGATCATCGGATAATCGATGA
- the LOC101203379 gene encoding uncharacterized protein LOC101203379 — protein MALQWMLLAYTVAVEAAIALLLTVPSPKLLKKRFVSLISLILQPALFVVPFSGFQILDIYWKNEHRLMCTSEICTAAERDRYEKSIYKAQRNVILCIAACLLYWCIYRICKYNKEIESLEEVEKRYKEQ, from the exons ATGGCGTTGCAATGGATGCTTTTGGCTTATACGGTGGCAGTGGAGGCTGCCATCGCCCTTCTCCTTACTGTTCCTTCGCCTAAGTTGTTGAAGAAGCGCTTCGTTTCTTTGATTTCACTCATTTTACAACCTGCGCTCTTTGTTGTGCCCTTTTCCGGGTTTCAGATTCTGG ATATCTACTGGAAGAATGAGCACCGGTTGATGTGCACATCTGAGATCTGTACTGCTGCTGAGAGGGATAGATATGAGAAATCT ATCTATAAAGCTCAGAGGAATGTGATTCTGTGCATTGCTGCATGCCTTCTCTACTG GTGCATCTACCGCATTTGCAAGTATAACAAAGAGATCGAAAGTTTGGAGGAAGTAGAAAAGAGATACAAAGAACAGTAG
- the LOC101203627 gene encoding UV-B-induced protein At3g17800, chloroplastic: MEAAMATVIGSPVGVFARLNSSGRSEIFGNGLGFVRFPSLSHVPIRLCPQVSYSKLWNKKLGTGIRRSTIVKASMDAESSESDEPIAPLQLESPIGQFLTQILVSHPHLVPAAVEQQLDQLQNDRDAEGNKEASGSGTDLVLYRRIAEVKANERKQVLEEILYALVVQKFMDANVPLIPAITPSSSDVSGRVDTWAANDENLEHLHSPEAYEMIQNHLSLILGNRVSDSTSVVQISKLRVGQVYAASVMYGYFLKRVDQRFQLEKTVKVLPKASNSEDSIIQQAIGEDVRPYVGENSPPVSPHPEIASWPDHDENSFGGVSQSVKASRLRNYVMAFDGETLQRYATIRSKEAVGIIEKHTEALFGRAEIVITPQGTIDPSKDEQLKISFGGLKGLVLEAVTFGSFLWDVESYVDSRYHFVVS, translated from the exons ATGGAAGCTGCTATGGCAACTGTGATTGGATCTCCTGTTGGAGTTTTTGCTCGCTTAAATTCTTCTGGAAGATCGGAAATCTTCGGCAATGGACTTGGTTTTGTCCGCTTTCCTTCCCTATCCCATGTCCCTATTCGT CTATGCCCTCAAGTATCTTACTCCAAACTCTGGAATAAGAAATTAGGCACTGGAATTAGGAGAAGCACGATAGTTAAGGCATCCATGGATGCAGAGTCATCTGAATCAGATGAACCTATTGCTCCCCTTCAGTTGGAGTCTCCAATTGGGCAGTTTTTGACCCAAATCTTGGTTAGCCATCCCCATCTTGTCCCTGCTGCTGTTGAGCAACAGCTTGACCAGCTTCAAAATGACCGGGATGCCGAGGGGAATAAGGAGGCTTCTGGTTCTGGTACTGATTTGGTTTTGTACAG GAGAATTGCTGAGGTCAAGgcaaatgaaagaaaacaagttttaGAAGAAATCTTATATGCATTGGTTGTACAGAAATTCATGGATGCTAATGTTCCCCTGATACCTGCAATAACCCCTTCATCATCTGATGTTTCTGGTCGAGTCGACACTTGGGCTGCTAATGATGAGAACCTTGAGCATCTTCACTCGCCTGAAGCATATGAAATGATTCAGAACCACCTCTCTCTCATCCTTGGGAACAGGGTCAGTGACTCAACCTCAGTAGTACAAATAAGCAAACTCAGGGTTGGCCAGGTCTATGCTGCTTCAGTGATGTATGGCTACTTTCTTAAGCGAGTTGATCAGCGGTTTCAGCTTGAGAAGACAGTGAAAGTTCTTCCGAAAGCATCAAATTCAGAAGACAGTATCATCCAACAAGCTATTGGAGAGGATGTGAGACCTTATGTGGGTGAGAACTCACCACCTGTTTCACCACATCCCGAAATCGCATCCTGGCCCGACCACGACGAGAACAGTTTTGGGGGAGTTAGTCAAAGTGTAAAAGCTTCTAGACTGCGCAATTACGTCATGGCCTTTGACGGGGAGACACTTCAGAGATATGCAACAATAAGATCCAAAGAGGCTGTCGGCATCATTGAGAAGCACACAGAAGCATTGTTTGGTAGAGCTGAAATTGTTATAACACCTCAAGGAACCATCGATCCTTCCAAAGATGAACAGTTGAAGATTAGCTTTGGTGGTTTGAAGGGATTGGTTTTGGAAGCTGTCACCTTTGGTTCTTTCCTGTGGGACGTTGAAAGCTATGTGGATTCAAGGTACCATTTTGTTGTGAGTTGA
- the LOC105434831 gene encoding transcription repressor KAN1 isoform X2, which produces MLEKGIIVPDLSLQISPPKSNQSPSVDIWPQQMQVQQVDTELSLSNNSTSAIDVSTDRFRPIRGIPVYNNGLLSSSRYFNRNQQPTTSSSSMSPPPCLSFRAFQQQQDQAVGRYNGITMEGLRNQEQNFNHQNQNHQFVFQNQQSLHFGVSDFSSNYSNNRSRSLLMPRIQSRRNARAPRMRWTSSLHARFIRAVELLGGHERATPKSVLELMDVKDLTLAHVKSHLQMYRTVKNTDKQTASSEGSGEEDFLPATPTPHHEANCLLNHRRNFTNNPSSLDHPHPHLTNGISTPSINNQSNSSRAWERSSPGSANVFGSENQSEECYELGHPNSLMGLNLNLNSPSKELSMKHNWHN; this is translated from the exons atgttggagaAAGGCATTATTGTTCCTGATCTATCTCTTCAAATTAGCCCTCCAAAATCTAATCAATCTCCTTCAGTTGATATTTGGCCACAACAAATGCAAGTACAGCAAGTTGACACCGAGCTCTCTCTGTCTAATAATTCAACGTCGGCGATCGACGTTTCGACGGATCGGTTCCGACCCATTAGAGGAATCCCAGTTTACAATAACGGGTTGTTGTCTTCTTCAAGGTATTTCAACCGAAACCAACAACCGACAACTTCGTCGTCGTCGATGTCGCCACCGCCGTGTTTGAGTTTTAGGGCAtttcaacaacaacaagaTCAGGCAGTAGGGAGGTATAATGGGATAACAATGGAGGGTTTGAGAAACCAAGAGCAGAATTTTAATCATCAAAATCAGAACCATcagtttgtttttcaaaatcaacaaagtCTTCATTTTGGGGTTTCGGATTTTTCGAGTAATTATAGTAATAATAGATCGAGATCATTGTTGATGCCAAGGATTCAAAGTCGAAGAAATGCTAGAGCTCCAAGGATGCGTTGGACTTCTTCTCTTCATGCTCGTTTCATTCGTGCTGTCGAACTTCTTGGTGGCCATGAAA GGGCAACTCCAAAATCAGTGCTGGAGCTAATGGATGTGAAGGATCTCACTCTAGCTCATGTTAAGAGCCATTTACAg ATGTATCGTACTGTTAAAAACACCGACAAACAAACAGCTTCTTCAG AAGGGTCTGGGGAAGAAGATTTCTTGCCTGCTACACCAACCCCACATCATGAAGCTAACTGTTTGCTCAATCATAGAAGAAATTTTACTAATAATCCATCATCTTTGGATCATCCTCATCCTCATCTTACTAATGGAATTTCAACTCCTTCCATTAATAACCAAAGTAACTCTTCAag AGCATGGGAGCGAAGCTCTCCAGGAAGTGCTAATGTATTTGGATCAGAAAATCAATCAGAg GAATGCTATGAGTTAGGTCATCCAAATAGTTTGATGGGACTGAATCTAAACTTGAACAGTCCAAGCAAGGAGTTATCAATGAAACACAATTGGcacaactaa
- the LOC105434831 gene encoding transcription repressor KAN1 isoform X1, whose protein sequence is MLEKGIIVPDLSLQISPPKSNQSPSVDIWPQQMQVQQVDTELSLSNNSTSAIDVSTDRFRPIRGIPVYNNGLLSSSRYFNRNQQPTTSSSSMSPPPCLSFRAFQQQQDQAVGRYNGITMEGLRNQEQNFNHQNQNHQFVFQNQQSLHFGVSDFSSNYSNNRSRSLLMPRIQSRRNARAPRMRWTSSLHARFIRAVELLGGHERATPKSVLELMDVKDLTLAHVKSHLQMYRTVKNTDKQTASSEGSGEEDFLPATPTPHHEANCLLNHRRNFTNNPSSLDHPHPHLTNGISTPSINNQSNSSRRAWERSSPGSANVFGSENQSEECYELGHPNSLMGLNLNLNSPSKELSMKHNWHN, encoded by the exons atgttggagaAAGGCATTATTGTTCCTGATCTATCTCTTCAAATTAGCCCTCCAAAATCTAATCAATCTCCTTCAGTTGATATTTGGCCACAACAAATGCAAGTACAGCAAGTTGACACCGAGCTCTCTCTGTCTAATAATTCAACGTCGGCGATCGACGTTTCGACGGATCGGTTCCGACCCATTAGAGGAATCCCAGTTTACAATAACGGGTTGTTGTCTTCTTCAAGGTATTTCAACCGAAACCAACAACCGACAACTTCGTCGTCGTCGATGTCGCCACCGCCGTGTTTGAGTTTTAGGGCAtttcaacaacaacaagaTCAGGCAGTAGGGAGGTATAATGGGATAACAATGGAGGGTTTGAGAAACCAAGAGCAGAATTTTAATCATCAAAATCAGAACCATcagtttgtttttcaaaatcaacaaagtCTTCATTTTGGGGTTTCGGATTTTTCGAGTAATTATAGTAATAATAGATCGAGATCATTGTTGATGCCAAGGATTCAAAGTCGAAGAAATGCTAGAGCTCCAAGGATGCGTTGGACTTCTTCTCTTCATGCTCGTTTCATTCGTGCTGTCGAACTTCTTGGTGGCCATGAAA GGGCAACTCCAAAATCAGTGCTGGAGCTAATGGATGTGAAGGATCTCACTCTAGCTCATGTTAAGAGCCATTTACAg ATGTATCGTACTGTTAAAAACACCGACAAACAAACAGCTTCTTCAG AAGGGTCTGGGGAAGAAGATTTCTTGCCTGCTACACCAACCCCACATCATGAAGCTAACTGTTTGCTCAATCATAGAAGAAATTTTACTAATAATCCATCATCTTTGGATCATCCTCATCCTCATCTTACTAATGGAATTTCAACTCCTTCCATTAATAACCAAAGTAACTCTTCAag aaGAGCATGGGAGCGAAGCTCTCCAGGAAGTGCTAATGTATTTGGATCAGAAAATCAATCAGAg GAATGCTATGAGTTAGGTCATCCAAATAGTTTGATGGGACTGAATCTAAACTTGAACAGTCCAAGCAAGGAGTTATCAATGAAACACAATTGGcacaactaa
- the LOC101210503 gene encoding uncharacterized protein LOC101210503 isoform X1 has product MEPIVKGNPTVLSSSSSSSLILTSGASGRINALLSMRALKSLIMLVNAFVLLLLFPFRGPKRGQSVADKPRDDKSERKCPTVRVPATIVSWKSSSSNNSNSNSTNSLSPTVAVAVDQEVAVRRALAIRRVVEDKDKSEDSIREFLLFQSPRGNTIFTQSWTPVSLKIRGLVVLLHGLNEHSGRYSDFAKQLNANGYKVFGMDWIGHGGSDGLHAYVHSLDDAVFDLKSYLQKVLADNPGLPCFLFGHSTGGAMVLKAVLDPSIGSCISGVVLTSPAVGVQPSHSIYAVLAPIVSLLLPTLQVGSANKTTLPVTRDPDALIAKYSDPLVYTGAIRVRTGYEILKISSYLQQNLSKISVPFLVLHGTADEVTDPTASQKLYKEASSTDKSIKLLEGFLHDLLFEPERQSIMKDIIDWMNNRL; this is encoded by the exons ATGGAGCCAATTGTGAAAGGGAATCCCACGGTGTTATCGTCCTCATCCTCGTCGTCGCTAATTCTAACCTCCGGTGCCAGCGGTCGCATAAACGCATTGCTGTCGATGCGAGCATTGAAGAGTTTAATCATGTTGGTCAATGCCTTCGTTTTGTTGCTACTATTCCCTTTCCGTGGCCCGAAGCGTGGGCAATCGGTGGCGGATAAGCCAAGAGATGATAAGTCAGAAAGGAAATGCCCGACGGTGCGGGTTCCGGCGACAATCGTCTCTTGGAAGAGTAGTAGTAGTAATAACAGCAATAGTAATAGTACCAACTCCTTGTCGCCGACGGTGGCAGTGGCGGTGGATCAGGAGGTGGCGGTGAGACGAGCTCTGGCAATAAGGAGGGTGGTTGAGGATAAGGATAAAAGTGAGGATTCAATAAGAgagtttcttctctttcaatcCCCAAGAGGAAATACGATCTTTACTCAATCGTGGACGCCTGTGTCCCTTAAGATAAG GGGACTGGTGGTTCTCTTGCATGGACTAAATGAACACAG TGGTAGATACAGTGATTTTGCCAAGCAATTAAATGCAAATGGCTATAAGGTTTTTGGCATGGATTGGATTG GTCATGGTGGGAGTGACGGATTGCATGCTTATGTTCATTCTCTTGATGATGCTGTTTTTGATTTG AAATCATATCTTCAGAAGGTTTTGGCTGATAACCCGGGCTTGCcttgtttcttgtttggaCATTCCACAGGAGGAGCCATGGTTCTCAAG GCGGTGCTCGACCCTAGTATTGGATCTTGCATATCAGGAGTGGTTCTTACATCACCAGCAGTTGGAGTTCAACCATCTCACTCCATCTATGCA GTCCTTGCTCCCATAGTTTCATTATTGTTGCCAACACTCCAAGTTGGTTCTGCAAACAAGACAACCCTTCCAGTGACTCGAGACCCGGATGCATTGATAGCCAAATATTCAGATCCTCTAGTCTACACAGGAGCCATCCGCGTAAGAACCGGTTACGAAATTCTCAAGATCTCTTCATACCTGCAGCAGAATTTGAGCAAAATAAGTGTTCCATTCCTTGTTCTACACGGCACTGCAGACGAAGTAACTGATCCAACAGCCTCCCAAAAACTTTACAAAGAAGCATCCTCAACCGACAAATCCATCAAATTGCTTGAAGGTTTCCTACATGATCTCCTATTTGAACCAGAAAGACAGAGTATTATGAAAGACATAATTGACTGGATGAACAATAGATTGTAA
- the LOC101210503 gene encoding uncharacterized protein LOC101210503 isoform X2: protein MEPIVKGNPTVLSSSSSSSLILTSGASGRINALLSMRALKSLIMLVNAFVLLLLFPFRGPKRGQSVADKPRDDKSERKCPTVRVPATIVSWKSSSSNNSNSNSTNSLSPTVAVAVDQEVAVRRALAIRRVVEDKDKSEDSIREFLLFQSPRGNTIFTQSWTPVSLKIRGLVVLLHGLNEHSGRYSDFAKQLNANGYKVFGMDWIGHGGSDGLHAYVHSLDDAVFDLKSYLQKVLADNPGLPCFLFGHSTGGAMVLKVLAPIVSLLLPTLQVGSANKTTLPVTRDPDALIAKYSDPLVYTGAIRVRTGYEILKISSYLQQNLSKISVPFLVLHGTADEVTDPTASQKLYKEASSTDKSIKLLEGFLHDLLFEPERQSIMKDIIDWMNNRL from the exons ATGGAGCCAATTGTGAAAGGGAATCCCACGGTGTTATCGTCCTCATCCTCGTCGTCGCTAATTCTAACCTCCGGTGCCAGCGGTCGCATAAACGCATTGCTGTCGATGCGAGCATTGAAGAGTTTAATCATGTTGGTCAATGCCTTCGTTTTGTTGCTACTATTCCCTTTCCGTGGCCCGAAGCGTGGGCAATCGGTGGCGGATAAGCCAAGAGATGATAAGTCAGAAAGGAAATGCCCGACGGTGCGGGTTCCGGCGACAATCGTCTCTTGGAAGAGTAGTAGTAGTAATAACAGCAATAGTAATAGTACCAACTCCTTGTCGCCGACGGTGGCAGTGGCGGTGGATCAGGAGGTGGCGGTGAGACGAGCTCTGGCAATAAGGAGGGTGGTTGAGGATAAGGATAAAAGTGAGGATTCAATAAGAgagtttcttctctttcaatcCCCAAGAGGAAATACGATCTTTACTCAATCGTGGACGCCTGTGTCCCTTAAGATAAG GGGACTGGTGGTTCTCTTGCATGGACTAAATGAACACAG TGGTAGATACAGTGATTTTGCCAAGCAATTAAATGCAAATGGCTATAAGGTTTTTGGCATGGATTGGATTG GTCATGGTGGGAGTGACGGATTGCATGCTTATGTTCATTCTCTTGATGATGCTGTTTTTGATTTG AAATCATATCTTCAGAAGGTTTTGGCTGATAACCCGGGCTTGCcttgtttcttgtttggaCATTCCACAGGAGGAGCCATGGTTCTCAAG GTCCTTGCTCCCATAGTTTCATTATTGTTGCCAACACTCCAAGTTGGTTCTGCAAACAAGACAACCCTTCCAGTGACTCGAGACCCGGATGCATTGATAGCCAAATATTCAGATCCTCTAGTCTACACAGGAGCCATCCGCGTAAGAACCGGTTACGAAATTCTCAAGATCTCTTCATACCTGCAGCAGAATTTGAGCAAAATAAGTGTTCCATTCCTTGTTCTACACGGCACTGCAGACGAAGTAACTGATCCAACAGCCTCCCAAAAACTTTACAAAGAAGCATCCTCAACCGACAAATCCATCAAATTGCTTGAAGGTTTCCTACATGATCTCCTATTTGAACCAGAAAGACAGAGTATTATGAAAGACATAATTGACTGGATGAACAATAGATTGTAA